From Rubripirellula reticaptiva, the proteins below share one genomic window:
- a CDS encoding DUF1559 domain-containing protein, producing MIDRRGLTVLELLVTMVIIAILVALVLPAIGSAREAGRRIVCVDHLREVGLALHNHHNARESLPVGWTYDLDHQSAYGWAIQTLPFLSQPGLFDSIDSKLPIANPAHTVARQTAIQVLLCPSDITEPSFTLYKASEADDDDDDASQSNRSTRTSEHPNASPPLVELPTANYVGVFGTLDPDEEDSVLAGDGAFVAERRVRFRDFQRGLSNTLMIGERTMAFIPSTWLGVDITGEDATGRLVGSALEGINHPFADECEFSSRHPGGANFLWGDGHVSFIAEQIDLSEYHALARLLRQ from the coding sequence GTGATTGACCGTCGCGGATTAACAGTGCTGGAATTGCTGGTCACGATGGTGATCATTGCAATTTTGGTTGCGTTGGTCCTGCCTGCGATCGGATCGGCTCGCGAGGCCGGTCGGCGAATCGTTTGCGTCGACCATCTTCGTGAGGTCGGCTTAGCTCTCCACAACCACCATAATGCTCGAGAAAGCCTGCCGGTCGGCTGGACATACGACCTCGATCATCAATCCGCTTACGGATGGGCGATACAGACTTTACCGTTTCTCTCACAGCCAGGCCTGTTCGATTCAATTGATTCGAAATTGCCGATCGCCAACCCAGCCCACACTGTTGCTAGACAGACAGCGATTCAGGTTTTGCTCTGCCCGTCGGACATCACCGAGCCATCCTTCACGCTGTATAAAGCAAGTGAGGCCGACGACGATGACGACGACGCGTCCCAGAGCAATCGTTCGACTCGCACGAGCGAGCACCCCAACGCTTCGCCGCCCTTGGTTGAGTTGCCGACGGCCAATTACGTCGGGGTGTTCGGAACTCTCGATCCCGATGAAGAAGATTCAGTACTTGCAGGTGACGGAGCGTTCGTAGCAGAGCGGCGAGTTCGATTCCGTGACTTTCAACGCGGACTTAGCAACACTCTGATGATTGGCGAGCGAACGATGGCCTTCATCCCGTCGACCTGGCTAGGCGTCGACATCACCGGCGAAGACGCCACCGGGCGACTTGTCGGTTCAGCTCTCGAAGGCATCAACCATCCCTTTGCCGATGAATGCGAATTTTCAAGTCGTCATCCCGGCGGAGCCAACTTTTTATGGGGCGATGGACATGTCAGTTTCATTGCGGAACAAATTGATTTAAGCGAGTACCACGCCTTAGCCCGATTGCTGCGCCAATAG
- a CDS encoding small basic protein: MTFESFIDLTAQIALKTFVYGTVPRQSVARLLYFRGNLAKFRAKPYPPIPQSKQSPFSNLRYHRVIPMTMDRSLKVQAGAIKSRNVLTRAERIARLKSLDKFDEEKSIVGMPKVRVLKVSLKRKKKVKKAEDEPKDKKKK; encoded by the coding sequence ATGACTTTCGAAAGTTTCATCGACCTGACCGCGCAAATTGCCCTGAAAACCTTCGTTTATGGCACTGTCCCGAGACAATCCGTCGCAAGATTGCTTTATTTCCGTGGTAACCTTGCAAAATTTCGTGCCAAACCATATCCTCCCATCCCACAAAGCAAACAAAGTCCATTTTCCAATTTACGTTACCATCGAGTTATTCCAATGACCATGGATCGCAGCCTCAAGGTGCAAGCCGGGGCCATCAAGTCGCGAAACGTGCTAACACGGGCCGAGCGGATTGCTCGTCTGAAATCGCTTGACAAATTCGACGAAGAAAAGAGCATCGTTGGCATGCCCAAAGTGCGTGTCTTGAAGGTCTCACTAAAGAGAAAGAAAAAAGTGAAGAAGGCCGAAGACGAGCCCAAGGACAAGAAGAAGAAGTAA
- a CDS encoding DUF1592 domain-containing protein: MRKHRTSLTCRFASRVAAFAVMACSPVGPFSTGFAKLHGAEETDAIVRGEAIYRDACVQCHGREGEGVVDFYPDPLVGDSTIKELAELISDTMPEEDPDTCVAEDALAVATFIHHDFYSEAAQVRRRPPRAALARLTAEQLRQSLADLYSSVTGTAWTVNERGLDASYFRDSSWKDKDRKIKRVDPVVDFNFGKESPGEGIDAEAYHIHWSGSLVARATGRYEIILRTSCSCTLEFGVHGRVLIDNHVQSEGKEEFRRTMQLTGGRVYPIKLDLNQRKRKTEQPAAYVSLSWVPPGGVEEIIPAAVLLPSSEPSTFALQAKLPPDDSSYGYERGTAVNRAWEDSTTTAAIEFADAASSELYSHYLRKHKNESDENRGKLRAFLTQLVETAFRGPVDDRIRDLYINRQIDQCEDDAEAIKQVLLITLKSPRFLYPLLDADRSPSQQAANRLALTLFDSLPSDSTLSGLVEKGKLKDRKQIEQAAWGMVRDYRCQAKIREFLYQWFDLADIEEITKDDAIYPGFDLELVSELRHSFDRFIEDVLSTEGSDFRQLLQADWMFTSDRLASFYGDAWKPAEKAADGDKPAIGHTFQRSVSDSTVHVGLLTHPLLLSQLAYHRTTSPIHRGVFLTRHLLGRVLRPPNAAFSPLNPNLHPGLTTRERVELQTGEVGCQVCHVKINALGFSLENFDAAGAYRKIENKKPVDATGNYVTRKDEVITFDGARELGDFLAGSHDCHRSFVESAFEYFVKQPIAAFGPDRADELTQFFQSTGFNIRQLIVEIAVIAAEPNNGSVTGA; the protein is encoded by the coding sequence ATGAGAAAACACCGCACCTCTCTTACCTGCCGTTTTGCAAGTCGCGTCGCTGCGTTTGCTGTGATGGCATGCTCGCCAGTCGGACCATTTTCAACTGGTTTTGCGAAGTTGCATGGCGCCGAGGAAACCGACGCGATTGTTCGCGGTGAGGCGATTTATCGCGACGCCTGTGTGCAATGTCATGGTCGCGAAGGCGAAGGAGTTGTCGACTTTTATCCGGATCCGCTGGTCGGCGATTCAACGATCAAAGAACTTGCCGAGTTGATTTCGGACACGATGCCGGAAGAAGACCCCGACACCTGCGTTGCTGAGGACGCGCTCGCAGTAGCGACCTTCATTCACCATGACTTTTACAGCGAAGCCGCTCAGGTGCGCCGCCGGCCCCCGCGTGCCGCACTTGCCCGGCTTACGGCTGAGCAACTGCGTCAAAGTTTGGCGGATTTGTACAGCAGTGTGACGGGAACGGCTTGGACGGTTAACGAACGTGGATTGGACGCGTCGTATTTTCGCGATTCAAGTTGGAAAGACAAAGATCGAAAGATCAAACGAGTTGATCCTGTCGTCGACTTTAATTTTGGCAAGGAAAGTCCTGGTGAAGGGATCGATGCGGAGGCCTATCACATCCACTGGTCCGGTTCGTTAGTTGCCCGAGCTACTGGACGTTATGAAATTATTCTGCGAACGTCATGCTCGTGCACGCTGGAGTTTGGTGTGCACGGACGCGTTTTGATTGACAATCACGTTCAGTCCGAGGGCAAAGAGGAATTTCGCCGAACGATGCAGTTGACCGGGGGGCGAGTCTATCCCATCAAGCTAGATCTGAATCAGCGCAAACGTAAAACTGAACAACCGGCCGCGTACGTATCGTTGTCGTGGGTGCCGCCGGGCGGCGTGGAAGAGATTATCCCTGCCGCCGTGCTGCTGCCATCTTCGGAACCGTCCACTTTCGCGCTGCAAGCGAAGTTACCGCCCGACGATAGCTCGTACGGCTACGAACGGGGAACGGCCGTCAACCGAGCGTGGGAAGATTCAACAACGACTGCGGCAATCGAGTTTGCAGATGCGGCCAGCAGTGAGCTGTATAGCCACTATTTGCGGAAGCACAAAAATGAATCGGACGAAAACCGCGGCAAGTTGCGGGCGTTTTTAACGCAGTTGGTCGAAACGGCTTTTCGTGGCCCGGTCGACGATCGCATCCGCGATCTCTACATCAATCGGCAAATCGACCAATGCGAAGACGACGCCGAAGCGATCAAGCAGGTGTTGCTGATCACACTCAAGTCGCCACGATTCCTCTATCCGCTTCTCGACGCGGATCGCTCACCTAGCCAGCAGGCTGCGAACCGCTTGGCGTTGACGCTTTTCGATTCGCTGCCATCCGACAGTACGCTTTCCGGGCTCGTTGAAAAAGGCAAGTTGAAGGACCGTAAACAGATCGAACAAGCGGCTTGGGGTATGGTCAGGGATTACCGTTGCCAAGCGAAGATTCGCGAGTTCCTGTATCAGTGGTTTGATTTGGCCGATATCGAAGAAATCACCAAGGACGACGCAATTTACCCAGGATTTGATCTCGAGTTGGTCAGCGAACTCCGTCACTCGTTCGACCGATTCATCGAAGACGTGCTCAGCACCGAGGGCAGCGATTTTCGTCAACTGCTGCAAGCGGATTGGATGTTCACATCCGATCGACTGGCAAGTTTTTATGGCGACGCTTGGAAACCTGCCGAGAAGGCAGCCGATGGTGACAAGCCCGCGATTGGTCATACGTTTCAACGCAGCGTCAGTGATAGTACGGTCCACGTCGGATTGCTGACTCACCCGCTTTTGCTCAGTCAATTGGCCTATCACCGAACGACGTCACCGATTCACCGCGGTGTGTTTTTGACCCGGCACTTGCTTGGCCGTGTGCTTCGTCCACCAAACGCCGCGTTTTCGCCGCTGAATCCAAATCTGCATCCTGGTTTGACGACGCGCGAGCGAGTTGAATTGCAGACTGGCGAAGTCGGGTGCCAAGTTTGTCACGTTAAGATCAATGCACTCGGGTTTTCGCTTGAAAACTTTGACGCGGCCGGTGCTTACCGTAAAATCGAAAACAAGAAACCTGTCGACGCAACAGGTAATTACGTCACTCGCAAGGATGAAGTGATCACG
- a CDS encoding type II secretion system protein gives MNLSFAAIRSQRVTHGKRSAMTLLEMIATLSLLLVLAVTAVRMLRDVTEIGEKTTLDGRARLAIERLADRVRTDAAESDSISGDQWPLTMNSDDGEIRYEFLADEHRIQRNVFRNGKPVAVDRFELPVACDPKIETDSRRVTIALMRRADISWTIEVNKP, from the coding sequence ATGAATCTCTCATTTGCAGCAATCCGGTCTCAACGCGTCACTCATGGCAAGCGGTCGGCGATGACTCTGTTGGAAATGATCGCCACGCTATCGTTGCTGTTGGTTTTGGCCGTGACCGCAGTTCGGATGTTGCGCGACGTCACGGAAATCGGCGAGAAAACCACGCTTGACGGTCGCGCTCGTCTGGCGATTGAGCGTTTGGCGGATCGCGTCCGCACCGATGCCGCTGAAAGTGATTCGATTTCGGGTGACCAATGGCCGCTGACGATGAATTCGGACGACGGTGAAATTCGATACGAATTTCTTGCAGACGAGCATCGAATCCAACGGAACGTTTTTAGAAACGGCAAGCCGGTCGCAGTCGATCGCTTTGAGTTGCCCGTAGCCTGTGATCCAAAAATCGAGACCGACTCCAGACGCGTCACAATCGCGTTAATGCGACGAGCTGACATTTCTTGGACGATCGAGGTGAACAAGCCATGA
- a CDS encoding BlaI/MecI/CopY family transcriptional regulator, producing the protein MQRIQITKCEAEVMEVVWAKGQVTVGDVVAAIDRDLAYTTIMTTMRILEEKEFLKRGEKIGRAYTYLPKVTREKVQGGMLAELTDQLFGGSVRSLVLSLMKSEQISHAEVEALRLAAEKLEETDE; encoded by the coding sequence ATGCAACGAATCCAAATCACAAAATGCGAAGCCGAAGTCATGGAAGTGGTTTGGGCAAAAGGCCAAGTCACCGTTGGTGACGTGGTTGCCGCGATCGATCGCGATCTTGCCTACACGACGATCATGACCACCATGCGGATCTTGGAAGAAAAAGAGTTTCTAAAACGAGGCGAGAAAATTGGTCGAGCTTACACTTACCTTCCCAAGGTAACGCGTGAAAAAGTGCAGGGCGGCATGCTAGCCGAATTGACAGACCAACTGTTCGGCGGTTCCGTCCGCTCTCTTGTACTTAGTCTGATGAAATCAGAACAGATTTCGCACGCCGAGGTCGAAGCGCTCCGGCTAGCAGCAGAGAAGTTAGAAGAGACCGACGAATGA
- a CDS encoding type II secretion system F family protein: MVKLSDRQFAGLIDEIACALASELPVEAAMRRLQKRRMGRVGTAAGRIADRLERGQSIEDAVGEVASPMTAQVSAAIEASGRGGDVRMVSRLAQQLRRRDRFAGATRIAYFYPLLLAVIAYVTTIKVVVPLVLKNEGRDFQWSPWLVAMCGWLNQNVWMVPIVAGLLGLLIWGALRARNALPRHSRLSLFFYSLADQIMNDVPEEEAIQRAAKLSGDAALQSIKHPSLSASAIAKLIGQSSELADIDGDELALSFSLNDSASSSTALREPSILVARLYYLGARHAESSRRRAYFWSQLMPRVAMVVVGCGFVFTYAWWVIGPVYREVAQW, translated from the coding sequence ATGGTCAAGCTAAGTGATCGCCAGTTCGCCGGACTGATTGACGAAATCGCCTGCGCGTTGGCGTCGGAGTTGCCTGTCGAAGCCGCCATGCGCCGGCTGCAGAAGCGTCGAATGGGGCGAGTTGGCACAGCCGCTGGTCGGATCGCTGATCGGTTAGAACGTGGCCAGTCGATCGAAGATGCGGTCGGCGAAGTCGCTTCGCCAATGACGGCACAAGTCAGCGCGGCGATCGAGGCGTCGGGCCGTGGCGGCGACGTCCGCATGGTTTCGCGATTGGCTCAACAACTGCGCCGCCGAGACCGTTTCGCTGGCGCAACTCGGATTGCCTATTTTTATCCCCTGCTGTTGGCGGTGATCGCCTATGTCACCACGATCAAGGTAGTGGTTCCCTTGGTGCTGAAAAATGAGGGCCGAGATTTTCAATGGTCGCCTTGGTTAGTTGCGATGTGCGGTTGGTTGAACCAAAACGTTTGGATGGTGCCCATCGTAGCGGGCTTGTTGGGGCTTTTGATCTGGGGAGCGTTGCGAGCGAGGAACGCTTTGCCTCGTCACTCGAGGTTGAGCTTGTTCTTCTATTCTTTGGCCGACCAGATCATGAATGACGTGCCCGAAGAAGAAGCGATTCAAAGAGCGGCAAAGCTATCGGGTGATGCTGCGTTGCAGTCGATCAAGCACCCTTCCTTGTCTGCATCTGCGATCGCCAAGCTGATCGGTCAATCGTCCGAGTTGGCTGATATCGATGGCGATGAATTAGCGTTGTCATTTTCGCTGAATGATTCTGCGTCTAGCTCTACCGCACTACGTGAGCCATCGATCTTAGTTGCAAGACTGTATTACTTGGGTGCTCGGCACGCTGAATCATCGCGGCGGCGAGCTTACTTTTGGTCTCAGTTGATGCCTCGCGTCGCGATGGTTGTCGTCGGATGCGGTTTTGTTTTTACGTACGCCTGGTGGGTTATCGGGCCTGTCTATCGCGAGGTGGCGCAGTGGTAA
- a CDS encoding RNA polymerase sigma factor — protein sequence MPSPQPAPLSKISPTDQTLVCLVRDGDEDAAEQLYDRYARRVFGLVDAKLGAHLRELTEPEDIVQSVFRSIFRGVRAGNYDAPPGKTLWSLLAVVSVSKLVDRANYHSAQCRDSHRNAPLVDGNSRELETDPRAHEFLKLCVEETLATLRPIEQEIMTLRIAGHTIEDISETVGRSVRTVERTLQNTRQKLASQLLNDATAG from the coding sequence ATGCCAAGCCCTCAGCCCGCCCCGCTGTCGAAGATTTCACCAACAGACCAAACGCTTGTTTGTTTAGTCCGGGATGGCGACGAAGACGCTGCCGAGCAACTTTACGACCGGTACGCTCGACGCGTATTCGGTTTAGTCGATGCGAAACTGGGTGCACATCTTCGCGAGCTTACCGAACCCGAAGATATTGTTCAGTCGGTTTTTCGCAGTATTTTTCGTGGTGTTCGCGCAGGCAACTACGACGCACCGCCGGGGAAAACACTTTGGAGCCTGTTGGCAGTTGTTTCGGTAAGCAAGCTAGTCGACCGAGCAAACTATCATTCGGCCCAATGCCGTGATTCGCATCGAAACGCCCCCCTGGTTGACGGTAATTCACGCGAACTGGAAACGGACCCGCGTGCTCATGAGTTCTTGAAGCTGTGCGTCGAAGAAACCCTGGCAACGCTTCGCCCGATCGAACAAGAAATCATGACTCTTCGAATTGCCGGGCATACGATCGAAGACATCAGCGAAACGGTCGGTCGCAGCGTTCGCACAGTCGAGCGAACCCTCCAAAACACTCGCCAGAAACTGGCGAGCCAACTTCTAAACGATGCGACCGCGGGCTAG
- a CDS encoding acyl-CoA desaturase, with protein sequence MEDSLCEPETEIADDAATGPLPTTGIDPQRLPRPEETEPLQIMWRYVIVLSTVHLVALLAFIPWLFTWSGLVAAVAGHFLFGMMGITIGYHRLLTHRGFVCPKWLEHTLAVLGMCNLQDSPARWVAIHRMHHQHSDHQPDPHSPLVNFLWGHVGWVVCRHRRLDRTSHYERYVRDLLRDPFYLKLERKDGWFFVFLAHAIAITFTGAVVGYVVGGGQWAVVGRYAASWYVWAVAVRTVFVLHGTWSVNSLSHVFGYRNYQTRDHSTNNWLVALISHGEGWHNNHHAQPRSAAHGHRWWEFDMSWRIIQGLELVGLAKEVVRPKSKVASDA encoded by the coding sequence ATGGAAGATTCTCTATGTGAACCCGAAACCGAAATCGCGGACGATGCCGCCACTGGGCCATTGCCAACCACTGGCATCGACCCCCAGCGTCTGCCGCGGCCCGAAGAAACCGAACCGCTGCAGATCATGTGGCGGTACGTGATCGTTCTATCGACTGTCCATTTGGTTGCGTTGCTGGCCTTCATTCCCTGGCTATTCACTTGGTCGGGGCTTGTCGCCGCGGTTGCCGGGCACTTTTTGTTCGGCATGATGGGCATCACGATTGGCTATCATCGATTGCTCACCCACCGTGGCTTTGTATGTCCAAAATGGCTCGAGCATACGCTGGCAGTATTGGGGATGTGCAATTTACAGGACAGTCCCGCGCGATGGGTTGCCATTCACCGAATGCATCATCAACACAGCGATCACCAGCCTGACCCACATTCGCCGCTAGTAAATTTTCTGTGGGGACATGTCGGGTGGGTCGTTTGCCGTCACAGACGACTCGACCGGACATCGCATTATGAACGCTACGTCCGCGACCTTCTCAGAGACCCGTTCTATTTGAAACTCGAACGGAAAGACGGCTGGTTCTTCGTCTTTCTAGCTCATGCTATCGCGATTACCTTCACCGGTGCTGTGGTTGGCTACGTTGTGGGCGGCGGACAGTGGGCGGTCGTTGGTAGGTATGCAGCCAGTTGGTACGTTTGGGCGGTCGCAGTTCGCACCGTGTTCGTGCTGCACGGCACGTGGTCCGTCAACTCGCTGTCGCATGTGTTCGGTTATCGCAACTATCAAACTCGTGACCACAGTACCAACAATTGGTTGGTTGCCTTGATCAGCCATGGCGAGGGCTGGCACAATAATCACCACGCTCAACCACGAAGTGCCGCGCACGGACACCGTTGGTGGGAGTTCGACATGTCGTGGCGAATCATTCAGGGCCTCGAACTAGTTGGCCTCGCCAAAGAAGTTGTGCGGCCAAAATCCAAGGTTGCGAGCGACGCCTGA
- a CDS encoding M56 family metallopeptidase codes for MNEMLLTEVLVGLLIQTTVVVAITFALDLWLGNSRASCRLWTVCFVGVLCLAIAGLLLPHYRMFRVPTIRPGTVLAEISLCQPTAVRIATTAWAIGFGLMLVWRLLSYVGLCVFLRRDCRPMTKDERRKLPVQVNEFGTDLRVLVCESVDGAFCWQLHYPTIVLPASLLHDSPTEQRHVILHELEHLRTNHPLQHFLQGVCRTLFWFHPMIWMAGRRAELVREFLCDEHAALACGKISSYLRTLAKIAQRSNVSPSCVLSFGRSKSALIQRSDQLVTVARRGTDNHGSAAIIGVVILASTIILTSQLWPPVNPLASTRSDWSPWPTWTAQSLHDFGIHVRDFESFDEDHGMHDLLLDD; via the coding sequence ATGAACGAAATGCTGCTAACCGAAGTTTTGGTCGGCCTGCTGATTCAGACAACAGTCGTGGTCGCGATAACATTCGCACTGGACCTTTGGCTGGGCAATTCCCGAGCGAGCTGCCGGCTATGGACCGTCTGCTTTGTCGGCGTCTTATGCCTGGCAATCGCTGGGTTACTGCTGCCCCACTACCGAATGTTTCGCGTTCCCACCATTCGCCCCGGAACCGTGCTAGCGGAAATTTCGCTTTGCCAACCCACTGCCGTGCGGATCGCAACCACCGCTTGGGCGATAGGTTTCGGACTGATGCTGGTATGGCGGTTGCTAAGCTATGTTGGCCTTTGCGTGTTCCTGCGTCGCGATTGCCGGCCGATGACAAAAGACGAGCGCCGCAAATTACCGGTCCAAGTGAACGAGTTCGGGACCGATCTGCGAGTCCTGGTATGCGAGTCAGTTGACGGCGCTTTCTGCTGGCAACTCCACTACCCAACGATTGTCTTGCCCGCTTCGCTATTGCATGACTCACCGACCGAACAACGCCACGTGATCCTGCACGAACTTGAACACCTACGTACCAACCACCCGCTGCAACATTTTCTGCAAGGAGTATGCCGCACACTGTTCTGGTTTCACCCAATGATCTGGATGGCCGGACGACGGGCTGAACTGGTTCGCGAATTCTTGTGCGATGAGCACGCTGCGCTAGCGTGCGGAAAAATTTCATCGTACCTGCGAACGCTGGCAAAGATCGCTCAGCGAAGCAACGTCTCGCCGTCCTGTGTTTTATCATTCGGGCGCAGCAAAAGTGCATTGATCCAGCGAAGCGACCAACTGGTCACCGTTGCCCGGCGAGGCACAGACAACCACGGCAGCGCAGCGATCATCGGCGTCGTAATTTTGGCTTCGACCATCATCCTAACCAGCCAACTTTGGCCCCCCGTCAATCCACTGGCTTCCACACGAAGCGACTGGTCGCCTTGGCCAACATGGACCGCGCAATCACTGCACGATTTTGGAATCCATGTCCGCGATTTTGAATCGTTTGACGAAGATCACGGAATGCACGACCTGCTCCTCGACGACTAG
- a CDS encoding DUF1559 family PulG-like putative transporter — MLAPTFDMQMLRTDFSCTGPRRNAGFTLVELLVVIAIIGVLIGMAVPAMQNMRELSRRSNCQFNLVQLSLALSAYETRNQQFPIGTSAAKGPIENVPKGYHHSWIAGLLPMMDAAAVYEAIDQQASVYAPENATVRMLRLPGLLCPSASGIPDNATCYAGITSSTETPIDEYNDGVFRLNLPTTIDEISDGLSYTLFVGEKLSRYEEDFGWFSGTRSSLRNAGHGLNDERRRIRGVQSADREVSSTYVGGLASDHPGGLHLLMGSGEVDFRSNEMDRKVLMQMASIADGEIPREMLSFVDVVDVDGNTVSDDQD, encoded by the coding sequence ATGTTGGCTCCTACTTTTGATATGCAAATGCTTCGGACTGATTTTTCTTGTACTGGGCCTCGAAGAAACGCCGGTTTTACTCTGGTGGAACTGTTAGTGGTGATCGCCATCATTGGCGTGCTGATCGGGATGGCTGTCCCGGCAATGCAAAACATGCGCGAGTTGTCACGCCGCAGTAATTGCCAATTCAATTTGGTTCAATTGTCTTTGGCTCTTTCCGCTTACGAAACTCGAAACCAGCAGTTTCCCATCGGGACGTCTGCCGCCAAAGGGCCGATTGAAAACGTTCCCAAGGGCTACCATCACAGTTGGATCGCAGGGCTATTGCCGATGATGGATGCTGCAGCTGTGTATGAAGCGATTGATCAACAAGCAAGTGTTTACGCGCCAGAGAATGCGACCGTTCGAATGCTGCGTTTGCCAGGACTGTTGTGTCCGTCGGCTAGCGGGATCCCTGATAATGCGACGTGCTACGCCGGAATCACTTCGTCGACTGAAACGCCGATTGACGAATACAACGACGGAGTCTTTCGATTGAACTTGCCGACAACCATTGACGAGATCAGCGACGGTTTGTCTTACACGCTGTTCGTCGGCGAAAAACTGTCTCGATACGAAGAAGATTTTGGTTGGTTCAGCGGGACACGTTCGAGTTTGCGAAATGCGGGGCACGGGCTCAACGATGAGCGTCGCCGAATTCGAGGCGTTCAATCTGCCGACCGTGAAGTTTCCTCGACGTATGTCGGCGGTCTCGCCAGCGATCATCCTGGTGGCCTGCATCTGTTGATGGGCAGCGGTGAAGTCGACTTTCGCAGTAACGAAATGGATCGCAAAGTGCTGATGCAAATGGCATCGATTGCGGACGGGGAAATTCCCCGAGAGATGTTGTCCTTCGTCGATGTCGTTGATGTTGACGGCAACACCGTCAGCGACGATCAGGACTGA